A single Acidobacteriota bacterium DNA region contains:
- a CDS encoding tetratricopeptide repeat protein: MWLESRLQWWAIVFSLSFYSLQPTLAAASSQSSADEAALRTGAESFFKTWTAKDVDGFLRLWSAQAPELEARRKADAELFASGARLVLKSFAVGQIKVADAKASVRVMVELQVLEAQTGREKPGYDTRARTLEWVKEDGAWKVWRELSTYDEVAAALAALPSEPERMALLTKIQVEEKELATPALARALVEQGNRAFEQGNFQQALPLHQLARKLAEQLGDQPGIARALNSLGNVYWAQGDYEPAQLHFQQSLALSESLGDKLAVAGTLRNLGNLQYVQGNWEQAADLFRRGTQMSEELGDRLGVARGLGSLGVVTDAQGDYARALDYYQQGLKQFEALKDQAGQARTLGNLAIVYLEQDNFALALTYNQRSLTLFEALGNQAGSARTLHNLALVYNAQGDYAQALEYSHKSLAVRETLGDKPGIAYTLAGIGDIYYAQEDYPQALEYYQRSLALRETLGDKQGIADALHNLGGIHYHQGNFTQARDYLQRSLEKSEALDYKTGIITALGFLGSVYEKQGQYTRALENVERAETLARARGEADLLRQIRYTAGTIHRALNQPAQARQAFEEAIAIVETLRQQVAGNEVEQQRYFESKLAPYHALVSLLSTQDHPAEALAFAERAKSRALLDVLHGGRIGIQKAMTPAEREEERRLKAQLTQLNAQLAEATQADKPAPQLINELKQRQDRARLAYEAFQTSLYAAHPELKTQRGEAPVIQAAELAALLPATTSALLEFVVTKHATYLFTVTRNTAQQADVRVFTLPVPRAELARQVESFRQQLANRELGFRAAAAQLYTLLLKPAQAQLKGKTNLIIVPDDKLWDLPFQALLTGAQRFVLEDAAITYAPSLTVLREMSRGRAGQQAATAPPTLLAFGNPALGQETIARTALTRRAERLAPLPAAEREVKALGQLYGAAHSKIYVGAAAREDRAKAEAGNARVLHFATHGVLNNAAPLYSYLVLAQGEVHNGAQDDGLLEAWELLQLDLNADLAVLSACETARGRIGAGEGVIGLTWALFVAGVPATVVSQWKVESAGTRDLLLDFHRQLLAPGKTTKATALRQAALKLLKQPDTSHPFYWAGFVLVGNGR, translated from the coding sequence ATGTGGTTGGAATCACGTCTGCAATGGTGGGCCATTGTATTCAGCCTGAGTTTTTACAGCCTTCAGCCAACGCTGGCGGCTGCGAGCAGCCAAAGTTCAGCCGATGAAGCGGCCTTGCGCACGGGCGCGGAATCCTTTTTCAAAACCTGGACGGCCAAAGACGTGGACGGCTTTTTGCGATTGTGGAGCGCACAAGCGCCCGAATTGGAAGCCCGCCGGAAGGCCGACGCCGAGTTGTTTGCGAGCGGCGCGCGGCTGGTGTTGAAAAGCTTCGCCGTCGGCCAAATCAAGGTCGCAGACGCTAAAGCCAGCGTGCGCGTGATGGTCGAGTTGCAAGTGCTCGAAGCGCAAACGGGCCGCGAGAAACCCGGCTACGACACACGGGCGCGCACGCTCGAATGGGTAAAGGAAGACGGCGCGTGGAAGGTTTGGCGCGAGCTTTCGACCTATGATGAAGTGGCCGCCGCCTTAGCCGCGCTGCCTAGCGAGCCGGAACGCATGGCCTTGCTGACGAAAATCCAAGTCGAAGAAAAAGAGTTGGCGACGCCTGCCCTGGCGCGCGCGCTGGTGGAGCAAGGCAATCGCGCGTTTGAGCAAGGCAACTTTCAGCAGGCGCTGCCGCTGCATCAACTGGCGCGCAAACTGGCCGAACAACTTGGCGATCAACCTGGCATTGCGCGCGCGCTCAACAGCCTGGGGAACGTTTATTGGGCGCAAGGTGATTACGAACCCGCGCAGCTTCATTTTCAACAAAGTCTGGCGCTCAGCGAATCGCTCGGCGACAAACTGGCCGTCGCGGGCACGCTGCGCAATCTGGGCAACCTGCAATACGTGCAAGGCAATTGGGAGCAGGCCGCCGACCTGTTTCGCCGGGGCACGCAAATGAGCGAAGAGTTGGGCGACCGGCTGGGTGTGGCGCGAGGCTTGGGCAGCCTCGGCGTCGTGACCGACGCGCAAGGCGATTACGCGCGTGCGTTGGATTACTACCAGCAGGGCCTCAAGCAATTTGAAGCCTTGAAAGATCAAGCTGGTCAGGCGCGCACCTTGGGCAACCTCGCCATCGTTTATCTGGAACAGGACAACTTCGCGCTGGCGCTGACCTATAACCAGCGCAGTCTGACGCTCTTTGAGGCATTGGGCAATCAGGCGGGCAGCGCGCGCACCTTGCATAACCTGGCGCTCGTTTATAACGCGCAAGGCGACTACGCACAGGCGTTGGAATACAGCCACAAGAGTCTGGCCGTCCGCGAAACGCTGGGCGACAAACCCGGCATCGCCTACACGCTGGCCGGCATCGGGGACATTTATTACGCGCAGGAGGATTACCCGCAGGCCCTTGAGTATTACCAGCGCAGTCTGGCGTTGCGCGAAACGTTGGGCGACAAACAAGGTATCGCCGACGCGCTGCACAATCTGGGTGGGATTCATTATCACCAGGGCAATTTCACCCAAGCCCGTGATTACCTGCAACGCAGCCTGGAGAAAAGCGAGGCGCTGGATTACAAAACCGGCATCATCACGGCCCTCGGTTTTCTGGGCAGCGTGTATGAGAAGCAAGGCCAATACACACGCGCGTTGGAAAATGTCGAACGCGCCGAAACGCTGGCGCGCGCGCGCGGCGAGGCCGATCTGCTGCGGCAAATCCGCTACACCGCCGGGACGATTCATCGTGCGCTCAACCAACCCGCCCAAGCCCGGCAAGCGTTTGAAGAAGCCATTGCCATCGTCGAAACCTTGCGCCAGCAGGTCGCGGGCAATGAAGTGGAACAGCAACGTTACTTTGAATCCAAACTCGCGCCCTATCACGCGCTGGTGAGTTTGCTCAGCACGCAAGACCATCCGGCTGAGGCGTTGGCCTTTGCCGAACGCGCCAAATCGCGCGCCTTGCTGGATGTGCTGCACGGCGGGCGCATCGGCATCCAGAAAGCAATGACGCCAGCCGAGCGCGAAGAGGAACGCCGCTTGAAAGCGCAACTCACCCAACTCAACGCCCAACTGGCCGAAGCGACACAGGCGGACAAGCCCGCGCCGCAACTCATCAACGAACTGAAACAGCGCCAGGACAGAGCACGGCTGGCTTACGAAGCCTTTCAAACTTCGCTCTATGCCGCGCATCCCGAATTGAAAACCCAACGCGGTGAAGCGCCCGTCATTCAAGCAGCCGAACTCGCCGCGCTGCTGCCCGCCACCACCAGCGCCTTGCTCGAATTCGTCGTGACCAAACACGCGACCTACCTTTTCACCGTGACCCGCAACACTGCGCAGCAAGCCGACGTGCGCGTTTTCACCTTGCCAGTGCCGCGCGCGGAACTCGCCCGCCAGGTCGAAAGCTTTCGCCAGCAACTCGCCAATCGTGAATTGGGCTTTCGCGCGGCGGCGGCGCAGCTTTACACGCTGCTGCTCAAACCGGCGCAGGCGCAACTCAAAGGCAAAACCAATCTGATCATTGTGCCGGATGACAAGCTGTGGGATTTGCCGTTTCAAGCGCTGCTGACTGGCGCACAACGCTTCGTGCTGGAAGACGCTGCAATCACTTATGCGCCTTCCCTAACCGTGTTGCGCGAGATGTCGCGCGGGCGGGCCGGACAACAGGCAGCAACCGCGCCGCCCACTCTGCTGGCGTTCGGCAATCCGGCGCTCGGTCAGGAAACCATCGCGCGCACGGCCCTGACGCGGCGCGCTGAAAGGCTGGCCCCCTTGCCCGCCGCCGAACGCGAAGTGAAAGCGCTGGGCCAGCTTTATGGCGCGGCGCACAGCAAAATTTATGTCGGCGCCGCCGCGCGCGAAGACCGCGCCAAAGCCGAGGCTGGCAACGCCCGCGTACTGCATTTCGCCACGCACGGCGTCCTGAACAACGCCGCGCCGCTCTATTCCTATCTGGTACTGGCGCAAGGCGAGGTGCACAACGGCGCACAGGACGATGGCTTGCTCGAAGCCTGGGAACTGCTGCAACTCGATCTGAACGCTGACTTGGCCGTGCTCTCGGCCTGCGAAACGGCGCGTGGCCGCATCGGCGCAGGCGAAGGCGTGATCGGCCTGACCTGGGCGCTCTTTGTCGCGGGCGTCCCCGCGACCGTCGTCAGTCAATGGAAAGTCGAATCCGCCGGGACGCGCGACCTGCTGCTCGACTTCCACCGCCAATTGCTCGCGCCGGGCAAGACGACAAAAGCGACGGCCTTGCGCCAGGCGGCGTTGAAGCTGCTGAAACAGCCCGATACAAGTCATCCATTTTACTGGGCGGGATTTGTGCTCGTAGGCAATGGCCGGTGA
- a CDS encoding VOC family protein encodes MNNAKLMGFAAITDAARARAFYEEQLGLKFVADDGYALVFETGGNLLRLQKMKAHTPLPFTVLGWQITDIHATIRELTGKGVTFERYDFMQQDEWGVWESGGDKVAWFKDPDGNLLSLAQLKA; translated from the coding sequence ATGAACAACGCCAAACTGATGGGCTTTGCCGCCATCACCGATGCAGCGCGCGCCAGAGCCTTTTACGAAGAGCAACTCGGTTTGAAATTCGTCGCGGACGATGGCTACGCGCTGGTGTTCGAGACGGGCGGGAATCTTTTGCGCCTGCAAAAAATGAAAGCGCACACGCCGCTGCCCTTCACCGTGCTGGGTTGGCAAATCACGGACATTCACGCCACGATCCGCGAACTGACCGGCAAAGGCGTCACCTTCGAACGCTACGATTTTATGCAACAGGATGAGTGGGGCGTCTGGGAATCCGGCGGTGACAAAGTGGCTTGGTTCAAAGACCCCGACGGTAATCTGCTCTCGCTGGCGCAATTGAAGGCGTAA
- a CDS encoding S9 family peptidase produces the protein MNKQYTYPPARKAEQVDDYHGTKIADPYRWLEDPDSAESRAWIEAQNKLTFGFLDQIPQRAQLKARLTKLWNYERYSPPVKEGGLYFYQKNDGLQNQAVLYSTKSLSDAGAVLLDPNTLSADGTVALSGYAISHDGKYLAYGLAASGSDWNEWKVRDITTGKDLDDHLKWVKFSGAAWTKDGQGIFYSRYDEPNAKTKLEDVNYFQKLYFHRLGTPQSEDVLVYERKDQKEWGFSGDVTEDGRYLLISVWQGTDPRNRFFYKDLSNKEAKVVELIPNFEAAYNFIGNDGAVFYFRTDLNAPRGRVIAIDTAKPDKAAWRELVPQAAEALEGVSLIGDQFFASYLKDARTQIKLFDLQGKLIRELALPGIGTATGFNGKRTDTETFYAFTSFTTPTTIYRYDLKTAQSTVYRQPKVDFNPADYETKQVFYASQDGTRVPMFITHKNGLKLDGQNPTLLYGYGGFSVSLTPAFSIKNLVWMELGGVYAQPNLRGGAEYGEEWHIAGTKAQKQNVFDDFIAAAKWLIANKYTSTPKLAIHGGSNGGLLVGACMTQRPELFGAALPAVGVMDMLRFHKFTIGWAWTSDYGSPDNAAEFPALRAYSPLHNLKPGAKYPPTLITTADHDDRVVPAHSFKFAAALQGAQGGDAPTLIRIETKAGHGAGKPTTKQIEEIADEWGFLVKVLNFVPNLKL, from the coding sequence ATGAACAAGCAATACACCTATCCGCCCGCCCGCAAAGCCGAGCAAGTTGACGATTATCACGGCACGAAAATCGCCGATCCGTACCGCTGGCTCGAAGACCCTGACAGCGCCGAGTCGCGCGCCTGGATCGAAGCCCAGAACAAACTGACCTTCGGTTTTCTTGACCAGATTCCGCAACGCGCGCAACTCAAGGCGCGGCTGACCAAGCTGTGGAATTACGAACGCTACAGCCCGCCGGTCAAAGAGGGCGGCTTGTACTTCTATCAAAAGAACGACGGCTTGCAGAATCAGGCGGTGCTTTACTCGACGAAGTCGTTGAGCGATGCGGGCGCTGTGCTGCTCGACCCGAATACGCTCTCGGCGGATGGCACCGTCGCGTTGTCGGGTTACGCCATCAGCCACGATGGCAAGTATCTGGCGTATGGGTTGGCCGCCTCGGGTTCGGATTGGAACGAGTGGAAGGTGCGCGACATCACGACCGGCAAAGACCTCGACGATCACCTGAAGTGGGTGAAGTTTTCGGGCGCGGCCTGGACAAAAGACGGCCAGGGGATTTTTTACAGCCGCTATGACGAACCGAACGCGAAGACGAAGCTGGAAGACGTGAACTATTTTCAGAAGCTGTACTTTCACCGGCTGGGCACGCCGCAGAGCGAAGACGTGCTGGTTTATGAACGCAAAGATCAAAAGGAATGGGGCTTCAGCGGCGACGTCACCGAAGATGGCCGCTATTTGCTCATCAGCGTCTGGCAAGGCACCGATCCACGCAATCGGTTTTTTTATAAAGACCTGTCGAACAAAGAGGCCAAGGTCGTCGAACTTATTCCGAACTTTGAAGCCGCCTATAACTTCATCGGCAATGACGGCGCGGTTTTCTATTTTCGCACCGACCTCAACGCGCCGCGTGGCCGCGTCATTGCGATTGACACCGCCAAGCCAGACAAAGCCGCCTGGCGCGAATTGGTGCCGCAAGCCGCCGAGGCGCTCGAAGGCGTCTCGCTCATTGGCGATCAGTTTTTCGCCTCGTATCTGAAAGACGCGCGCACGCAGATCAAGCTGTTCGATCTGCAAGGCAAGCTCATTCGCGAACTGGCGCTGCCCGGCATCGGCACGGCCACGGGCTTCAACGGCAAACGCACGGACACGGAAACCTTTTACGCCTTCACCAGCTTCACGACGCCGACGACGATCTATCGCTACGATCTGAAAACGGCGCAGAGCACCGTCTACCGCCAGCCCAAGGTGGATTTCAATCCGGCGGATTACGAAACCAAACAGGTCTTTTACGCCAGCCAGGACGGCACGCGCGTCCCGATGTTCATCACACACAAAAATGGTTTGAAGCTCGACGGGCAGAACCCGACGCTGCTGTATGGCTACGGCGGTTTCAGCGTTTCACTCACGCCCGCCTTTTCGATCAAGAATCTGGTGTGGATGGAATTGGGCGGCGTCTATGCGCAACCCAACCTGCGCGGCGGGGCCGAATACGGCGAAGAGTGGCACATCGCGGGCACCAAGGCGCAAAAGCAAAACGTCTTCGATGATTTCATCGCAGCGGCGAAATGGCTGATCGCGAACAAGTACACCTCAACGCCGAAGCTGGCGATTCACGGCGGCTCGAACGGCGGATTGCTGGTCGGCGCGTGTATGACGCAGCGCCCTGAACTGTTCGGCGCGGCGTTGCCGGCGGTGGGCGTAATGGACATGCTGCGCTTCCACAAATTCACCATCGGCTGGGCCTGGACATCGGATTACGGCTCGCCCGACAACGCCGCCGAGTTCCCGGCCTTGCGCGCCTACTCGCCGCTGCACAATTTGAAACCGGGCGCGAAATATCCGCCGACGCTGATCACGACCGCTGATCACGATGACCGAGTCGTCCCCGCGCACAGCTTCAAATTCGCGGCGGCTCTGCAAGGGGCACAAGGCGGCGACGCGCCTACGCTGATTCGCATCGAGACCAAAGCAGGTCACGGCGCGGGCAAACCGACGACCAAGCAGATCGAAGAAATCGCTGACGAATGGGGCTTTCTCGTCAAGGTGCTGAACTTTGTGCCGAACCTCAAACTATAA
- a CDS encoding response regulator transcription factor, giving the protein MTKPLNQILIAEDVAENREALKLLLKFAGFACLEAADGRAAVETALREQPALVLMDLSLPEIDGLQAVRELRAAGASMPVIMVSAYDAPETQAQARAAGANDYVTKPLDFDHLKIRIAALLAAQAN; this is encoded by the coding sequence ATGACCAAGCCCCTGAATCAAATTCTGATTGCCGAGGACGTAGCGGAAAATCGTGAGGCGCTCAAACTGCTGTTGAAATTTGCGGGCTTTGCCTGTTTGGAAGCTGCCGATGGACGCGCGGCGGTCGAGACGGCCTTGCGTGAACAGCCGGCGCTGGTGCTGATGGATTTGTCGTTGCCGGAAATAGATGGTTTGCAAGCTGTGCGCGAGTTGCGCGCGGCGGGGGCGTCAATGCCGGTCATCATGGTTTCGGCTTACGACGCTCCGGAAACGCAGGCGCAGGCACGCGCGGCAGGCGCGAACGATTATGTGACCAAGCCGCTCGACTTCGACCACTTGAAAATCCGCATCGCCGCGTTGCTCGCGGCTCAGGCCAACTGA